The window CGGCCATCTTCGAGGCGCTCGAAACGCTCTTCCAGCGCACCGACACCGCGCTCGCCACCCAGCCGGGCTGCCCCGATGCCGCTCCGATCTTCGTGGTCGGCATGCCGCGCACGGGCACCACGCTGGTCGACCGTATCCTCTCCTCGCACCGCGACGTGGAGGCGACCGGCGAGCTGCAGGCAATGCCGCTGGCGGTAAAGCAGATGGCCCGCACGCCCTCGCGCCAGGTCATCGATGCCCCGACGATCGCGGCAAGCGCGAACTGCGCGCCCGCCGCCATCGGTGAGGCCTACCTTGTCCGCGCGCGCCATCATCGGCGCAGCAAGACGCCCCGCTTCACCGACAAGCTGCCCGCCAATTTCCTTTATATCGGCCACATCCTGCAAGCGCTGCCGAATGCCAGGATCGTGTGCCTGCGCCGCGGCGCTATGGACACGGTCTGGAGCAACCTGCGCAATCTGTTCGCCACGACGTCGGCCTACTACGCCTATTCCTATGACCTCATGGACACCGCCCGCTACTACGCGCGTTTCGATGCGCTGATGGCGTTCTGGGAGACGCGTTTTCCGGGACGGGTACTCCAGTTCGGCTACGAGGCGCTGGTCGATAACCAGGAGGAGGAAACCCGCCGTCTCCTGGCCCATTGCGAGCTCGACTGGGATGCGGCCTGCCTCGACTTTCATCGCAACACCGCCGCCGTCGCAACGCCCAGCGCCGCACAGGTGCGCCGCACGCTCAACCGCGACGGGATCGGGCGCTGGAAGACCCACGCCGCCGACATGGAGAAGGTTGCCGCCTTCTTCCACGCGCGCGGCATAGCGCTCAACTGAACATCCTTACCCAGCCGGCACACGAAAAGGGCGCGGAGACTGAAGTCCCCGCGCCCTCTCGTTCCAGGAGCCGTCAGCCCGGCCCTGCGCTTTAGAGCGGTTTTCGACCGTTCTGAATCGGTCTGGGATTCCCTTCGGGCGCGATTTCTGATTCAGAATCCGTGCTGGTGAAGGAGGCCGGCATGGATGGCTCTTTCGATGGATTTGCGCACTCGGCTGTTGGCAGCGGTGGACAGTGGATCGAGTTGCCGTGCTGCGGCGGCCCGGTTCGGTGTTGCACCATCAACGGCGGTCCGTTGGCGGGCACAGCAGCGCGAGACGGGTGACATAGCCCCAAAGCCGCGCGGCGGGGATATGCGCTCGCGGCGGGTGGAAGAGCGGGCAGCGGACATTCTGGCCATTTGGGAGGAGCGCAGGGACATCACCCTCGAAGAACTACGTCTGGCGCTTGCGGACAAGGGAATGGCCGTTTCCGTAGCCGGGCTACATCGCTTTTTTGTTCGCCGTGGCCTGACGCGCAAAAAAAGACAGGCCATGCGATAGAGCAAGATCGACCAGACGTCCTGAAACAGCGTCAGGACTGGTTCGAGGGTCAACTCGATCTCGAACCGGAGCGCCTGGTCTTCATCG is drawn from Novosphingobium decolorationis and contains these coding sequences:
- a CDS encoding tetratricopeptide repeat-containing sulfotransferase family protein, giving the protein MTLEDQARTALRRGDIAGAATAAQTLCQSEPSHPAGPFLAGMAAAESGQFGKALPLLQRAAQMAPGNAEYLAQLAKTLILLRRDGEAGEVAARALALPCTDPLALDTLGCVLARLGDHEASLAPFTRAVDGAPDNFDYRYNLAAALGFTGKVEEARTHYETILAADPGNARVHYALSIVARQTREANNVARLENVLASDPPPGDTLRLRYALAKELEDIGAPAEAFAQLHAANTAHKRATGYDFAQDAAIFEALETLFQRTDTALATQPGCPDAAPIFVVGMPRTGTTLVDRILSSHRDVEATGELQAMPLAVKQMARTPSRQVIDAPTIAASANCAPAAIGEAYLVRARHHRRSKTPRFTDKLPANFLYIGHILQALPNARIVCLRRGAMDTVWSNLRNLFATTSAYYAYSYDLMDTARYYARFDALMAFWETRFPGRVLQFGYEALVDNQEEETRRLLAHCELDWDAACLDFHRNTAAVATPSAAQVRRTLNRDGIGRWKTHAADMEKVAAFFHARGIALN